The Streptomyces sp. NBC_00440 genome contains a region encoding:
- a CDS encoding FUSC family protein: MAATRRTRTGTWDRYAASDPGFLRLMAGLRTVAAIGLALIVLALFHTAVPLLVAGAMAAMVSTFAIREKDVRGQAITLGFALPVALTSMSLGALLNSRVIAGDIFFVLLIFGAVYSRRFGDRGTALGLIGFQVYFISLFVHATVATLPSLYLTLAIAFASSAVVRFAVVPETPERTLGRLREAFRARLAQLVATHIELLDATPAQLDKILDDLRGRTARLHQTALMIQGQLESGTRDPAAAALVQRRIADAEIAAERLGMLLLNARSAERADTLTLHLPNAPVPASATTAQADGDAGGIGGTDEITALLRRDLNALHLVVTRLAPDERGTALAHLRNRLLGYRDEENLPRASLAVQDVFRGLGEAARSVLGLRLALDGPQDESDDTPETTRSREEFEAEDVAIVRAEETEEDRTGLQRRTTRTAFQVSVGSTLAIIGGEFLSSQRWYWAVLTCWVVFLNTASTGEILVKGYRRLLGTVLGVVAGVALAGLVGNHTWTAFALVLLFIFGMFFTAPLSYALMSFFVTAMLGLLYTLLNTYSFSVLVLRIEETALGAACGIIAAVLVLPVHTDRRTDEELATVLARLRDVASAAVSQLSGGPPVDLLDMARDLDTALDDLRRSTQPLTHPITPLRVRRQTARYLVAVLETCAYHARSLAATAELVPYSKTIAADPRLERSGVRIAHNIDVIVARVADENAAGEVESGASIAAMLESSSSEVLRSGTVTYRVLRHLQRLDEGVVGLARTLDVPVAAREERKERKAA, from the coding sequence ATGGCAGCAACACGGCGGACACGGACCGGAACCTGGGACCGCTACGCGGCATCCGACCCGGGATTCCTGCGACTGATGGCGGGGCTGCGGACCGTCGCGGCGATCGGGCTCGCGCTCATCGTGCTCGCGCTGTTCCACACAGCCGTCCCCCTCCTCGTCGCCGGGGCGATGGCGGCCATGGTCTCCACCTTCGCGATCAGGGAGAAGGACGTACGCGGCCAGGCCATCACGCTCGGCTTCGCCCTCCCCGTCGCCCTGACGTCGATGTCGCTGGGGGCGCTGCTCAACAGCCGTGTCATCGCAGGCGACATCTTCTTCGTCCTGCTGATCTTCGGTGCCGTCTACTCCCGGCGCTTCGGTGACCGCGGCACTGCGCTCGGGCTGATCGGGTTCCAGGTCTACTTCATCTCGCTGTTCGTGCACGCCACGGTCGCCACTCTGCCGTCGCTGTATCTGACGCTGGCCATCGCCTTCGCGAGCAGCGCGGTCGTACGGTTCGCCGTCGTGCCCGAGACACCCGAGCGCACCCTCGGCCGGCTGCGCGAGGCCTTCAGAGCTCGGCTCGCCCAACTGGTGGCCACCCATATAGAGCTGCTGGACGCCACCCCCGCGCAGCTCGACAAGATCCTCGACGATCTGCGCGGACGCACCGCACGGCTGCACCAGACGGCGCTGATGATCCAGGGCCAGCTGGAGTCCGGCACCCGTGACCCGGCAGCGGCGGCGCTGGTGCAGCGCAGGATCGCGGACGCGGAGATCGCCGCCGAGCGTCTCGGGATGCTGCTGCTCAACGCCCGCAGCGCGGAACGCGCGGACACCCTCACCCTGCATCTGCCGAACGCACCGGTCCCGGCCTCCGCGACCACCGCACAGGCCGACGGCGACGCCGGAGGCATCGGCGGGACGGACGAGATCACAGCCCTGCTGCGCCGGGACCTGAACGCGCTGCATCTGGTGGTGACCCGGCTGGCCCCCGACGAGCGCGGCACGGCCCTGGCCCATCTCCGCAACAGGCTGCTCGGCTACCGGGACGAGGAGAATCTGCCGCGCGCCTCGCTCGCCGTGCAGGACGTGTTCCGTGGACTCGGTGAGGCCGCGCGCTCCGTGCTCGGGCTGCGGCTCGCGCTGGACGGGCCGCAGGACGAATCGGACGACACTCCTGAAACGACCCGCTCCCGCGAGGAGTTCGAGGCCGAGGACGTGGCCATCGTCCGCGCCGAGGAGACCGAGGAGGACCGCACCGGACTGCAGCGGCGCACCACGAGGACGGCGTTCCAGGTCTCGGTCGGCTCGACGCTGGCCATCATCGGCGGCGAGTTCCTGTCCAGCCAGCGCTGGTACTGGGCAGTCCTGACCTGCTGGGTGGTCTTCCTCAACACCGCGTCCACCGGCGAGATCCTCGTCAAGGGCTACCGGAGGCTGCTCGGCACGGTACTCGGTGTCGTCGCCGGTGTCGCTCTCGCGGGGCTGGTCGGCAACCACACCTGGACCGCGTTCGCCCTGGTCCTGCTCTTCATCTTCGGGATGTTCTTCACCGCGCCCCTCTCGTACGCGCTGATGTCCTTCTTCGTCACGGCGATGCTGGGCCTGCTCTACACGCTCCTCAACACCTACAGCTTCTCCGTGCTGGTGCTGCGGATCGAGGAGACGGCGCTGGGCGCCGCCTGCGGGATCATCGCGGCCGTGCTGGTGCTCCCGGTGCACACCGACCGCCGTACCGACGAGGAGCTCGCCACGGTGCTGGCCAGGCTGCGGGACGTCGCGTCGGCCGCCGTGTCCCAGCTCAGCGGCGGCCCCCCGGTCGACCTCCTGGACATGGCGCGCGATCTCGACACCGCCCTGGACGATCTGCGCCGCTCGACCCAGCCGCTGACGCACCCCATCACGCCGCTGCGGGTGCGGCGGCAGACCGCCCGCTATCTGGTGGCGGTGCTGGAGACCTGTGCGTACCACGCGCGTTCGCTCGCCGCGACGGCCGAGCTGGTGCCGTACAGCAAGACCATCGCGGCCGATCCCCGGCTGGAGCGGTCCGGCGTGCGAATCGCGCACAACATCGACGTGATCGTGGCCCGGGTGGCGGACGAGAACGCCGCGGGCGAGGTCGAGTCCGGCGCCAGCATCGCCGCCATGCTGGAGAGCAGCTCGTCCGAAGTGCTCCGGTCGGGCACGGTCACCTACCGCGTCCTGCGGCATCTGCAGCGCCTCGACGAGGGAGTGGTCGGCCTCGCCCGCACCCTCGACGTGCCGGTCGCGGCCCGCGAGGAGCGCAAGGAGCGCAAGGCGGCCTGA
- a CDS encoding formylglycine-generating enzyme family protein — MSACCGPARESAPAPGAIMSPSAPPADFAIPERRPADVLRGMVPVPGGPFLMGGDDADAFPADGEGPVREVAVGAFHIDAACVTNGSFAAFVKATGYRTEAELIGWSYVFGSFVPPQARHAVLPGTVPGAPWWRAVTGAYWRAPEGPGSSVGDRRGHPVVHMSWNDANAYARWAGKRLPTEAEWEKAARGGPAGLRFPWGDELTPRGRDRCNIWQGDFPVRDPRAGGRAGTVPATAYAPNGYGLHNTSGNVWEWCADRFSPDWHSADRPETRTDPTGPPTGENRVLRGGSYLCHRSYCNRYRVAARTSNTPDSTTGHGGFRCAL; from the coding sequence ATGAGTGCGTGCTGCGGACCCGCGCGGGAATCGGCCCCGGCCCCCGGCGCCATCATGTCCCCGTCCGCTCCCCCGGCGGACTTCGCCATACCCGAGCGCCGCCCCGCCGATGTGCTGCGCGGCATGGTGCCCGTCCCGGGCGGGCCGTTCCTGATGGGCGGCGACGACGCCGACGCGTTTCCGGCCGATGGTGAGGGGCCGGTCAGGGAGGTGGCCGTCGGCGCGTTCCACATCGACGCGGCGTGTGTCACCAACGGCAGCTTCGCCGCCTTCGTGAAGGCGACCGGATACCGCACCGAGGCCGAACTCATCGGCTGGTCCTATGTGTTCGGCTCCTTCGTACCCCCGCAGGCGCGCCACGCGGTGCTGCCGGGCACCGTCCCCGGAGCGCCCTGGTGGCGAGCGGTGACCGGTGCGTACTGGCGCGCCCCCGAAGGCCCGGGGTCATCGGTCGGGGACCGCCGGGGCCACCCGGTGGTGCATATGTCCTGGAACGACGCGAACGCCTACGCCCGCTGGGCGGGCAAGCGGCTGCCCACCGAGGCCGAGTGGGAGAAGGCTGCCCGCGGCGGGCCGGCCGGGCTCCGCTTCCCGTGGGGCGACGAGCTGACGCCGCGCGGCAGGGACCGCTGCAACATCTGGCAGGGCGACTTCCCCGTACGGGACCCCCGTGCGGGCGGCCGCGCGGGCACCGTCCCGGCCACCGCGTACGCCCCCAACGGCTACGGGCTGCACAACACTTCGGGCAATGTCTGGGAGTGGTGCGCCGACCGTTTCAGCCCCGACTGGCACAGCGCCGACCGCCCGGAGACGCGTACCGACCCCACCGGGCCGCCCACCGGTGAGAACCGGGTGCTGCGCGGCGGTTCGTACCTCTGCCACCGTTCGTACTGCAATCGCTACCGGGTGGCCGCCCGTACCTCGAACACACCCGACAGCACGACGGGCCACGGCGGGTTCCGCTGCGCACTCTGA